In Deltaproteobacteria bacterium, the genomic stretch GGCCTCACCGTGAAGCACAATGCTTCCCGTTTCCAGTACATAAGCTCGAGCAGAAATCTGCAGGGAGGCAAGGGCGTTCTGCTCCACCAGGAGAATACTGAGCTGCCGCTCCTGATTGAGGCGTTTCAAGAGATCGAATACCCGCTCCACGAGCTTCGGCATGAGTCCCATGGAAACTTCATCCACCAGCAGGAGTTGTGGATCAGCTATCAATGCCCTTGCTATGGCGAGCTGCTGCTGTTCTCCCCCTGAAAGTGTGCGGGCCAACTGCTCCCTTCTCTCTTGCAAAATGGGAAAGAGATCATAGAGCCATGCCAGCTGCTCTTCTAATGAGAAAGTTTTCCGCAAACCGTATGCTCCTGTCAATAGATTTTCGTACACTGTAAGCCGCGGAAAAACTCTGGCTCGTTCAGGCACCAGCCGTATGCCGCTCCTTGCCCTCTGGTGGGCGGCATAGGATGAAATCTCTTTTCCCTTGAAACGAATCTTACCCCTGTCAGCCGGCACCACTCCCATGATGCCGTTGAGAATAGAGCTCTTGCCAGCACCATTGGCCCCGATGATAGAGACCAGTTCACCCTGGTCAACAGAGAAATTCACGCCGTGCACCGCATGGATGTCGCCGTACGAGACATGCAGATCGCCAACCTCAAGCAGCGTCATAGGAAGCCCCCTGACCGAGATAAGCCTCTATTACCACAGGATCCCTTCTGACGGCTGCAGGAACTCCCTCGGCA encodes the following:
- a CDS encoding ABC transporter ATP-binding protein — encoded protein: MTLLEVGDLHVSYGDIHAVHGVNFSVDQGELVSIIGANGAGKSSILNGIMGVVPADRGKIRFKGKEISSYAAHQRARSGIRLVPERARVFPRLTVYENLLTGAYGLRKTFSLEEQLAWLYDLFPILQERREQLARTLSGGEQQQLAIARALIADPQLLLVDEVSMGLMPKLVERVFDLLKRLNQERQLSILLVEQNALASLQISARAYVLETGSIVLHGEAQALMEDPRVREAYLGL